In Acidimicrobiales bacterium, the DNA window GCTCTGCTGCGGTCCTCCGCAGCCAGCGAGATGTCCCGCCCGCCGCAGCCGGTTCAGCCGACGGCGGCGCTCGGCGCCTCCCTGCCGGCGGCCGCCCAGTACCGGTCGCGCAGCAGGCGCTTGTAGAGCTTGCCCGTCGGGTGGCGGGGCAGCTCGGCTTCGAAGTCGACCGACCGGGGGCACTTGTAGGCCGCCAGGTGCCGGCGGCACCAGGCGATGAGCTCGGCCTCCAGCTCGGGGCCGGCGTCGCCCGGGTCGGCCGGCTGGACCACCGCCTTCACCTGCTCGCCCAGGTCGTCGTCGGGGATGCCGAACACGGCGGCGTCCAGCACCCGGGGATGGGTGACCAGGACGTCCTCGGCCTCCTGGGGGTACACGTTCACGCCGCCGCTGATGATGGTGTAGGCGGCCCGGTCGGTGAGGTACAGGTAGCCGTCCTCGTCGACGTAGCCGATGTCGCCCAGGGTCGTGCGGCCCCGGGCGTCGTGGGCGGCGGCCGTCTTGGCGGGGTCGTTGTGGTACTCGAAGTCGGGACCACCGGCGAAGTACACGCGGCCCACCTGGCCGGGCGGAAGCTCCTCGCCGTCGGGGCCGAGGATGTGCAGGGTGGGGCCGCCCAACGAGCGCCCGACCGTCCCCCGGTGGGCCAGCCACTCCTCGGAGTTGCAGGCGACGAACCCGTTGGCCTCGGTTCCGGCGTAGTACTCGTGGACGATCGGCCCCCACCAGTCGATCACCGCCTCCTTCACCGCCACCGGGCAGGGGGCGGCGCCGTGGACGCAGCAGCGCAGGCTGGACACGTCGAAGCGGGCCCGGTCCTCGTCGGCCAGCTTCACCAGCCGGACGAGCATGGTGGGCACGACGAGGGTGTGGGTCACCCGGTGGCGCTCGACCAGGGCGAGGAACTCGACGGGGTCGAAGTGCTCCATGACCACCGCCGTACCGCCGATTCGATGGACGGCCATGGTGAACCACAGCGGGGCGGCGTGGTACAGCGGCGCCGGCGACAGGAACACCATGTCGGGGTCGTAGCCGTAGAGCATGGTGCCGAGGCCGAGCACCGAGTCGAAGCCCTTGGTGCCGAGGGGAACCCGCCCCAGCTCCTTCTTCACGCCCTTGGGGCGACCGGTCGTCCCCGACGAGTAGAGCATGCTGCGCCCCTCTAGGGGCTCGGCCGGCGGGTCGGCCGACTGGGCGCCCACCACCTCCTCGTAGGGCTCGAAGCCGTCGACGACGCCGCCCACCATGAGGCGGGTGTGCAGCCCGGGGAGGCGGTCGACGACCTCGGCGGCGACCCGGCGGCACTCGTACGAGGTGACCAGGGCCCGGGCGCCGCAGTCGTCGAGGATGTAGGCGACCTCGCCGGCCGTCAGCCGGGAGCTCATGGGCGTGTAGTACAGGCCCGACCGCTGGGGCGCCCACGCCACCTCCAGATAGGTGGCGTTGTTCTCCATCCACAGCGCCATGGAGCCGCCGGGCCCGAGCCCGCGGGCGTGCAGGAGGTTGCCCAGCCGGTTGGCCCCGGCGTCGAGCTCGCCGTAGGTGACCACGGCACCCGACCGGGCCATGATCACCGCCGGCTTGGCGGGGTCGGTGGCGGCGTGCGCTCCGGGGTGCATGGGCGGAAGGGTAGGCCGCGCCTACGCCGCCCCGGCAAGGCGCTGGAGCAGCTCGGCCCGGTCGGGACCGAGGCGGGGCGGCGGCGGCCGGTCGCCCCGCGACTGCCACGCGGCCATCACCCGCATCACCACCTCGGGGTCGCGCATGAGGGCGTCGGGCGGGTCGAGGAGGTTGAAGGTCCGGATGAAGGCCCGCCACACCAGCGGGTCGGTGCCGGCGGCGGGCAGCAGCCCGTGGCGCATCAGCGACCCGACGCCGACACCGCCGCTCTCGTCGTCGTCCCCGTCGTCGCTGCGGGCCC includes these proteins:
- a CDS encoding AMP-binding protein — its product is MHPGAHAATDPAKPAVIMARSGAVVTYGELDAGANRLGNLLHARGLGPGGSMALWMENNATYLEVAWAPQRSGLYYTPMSSRLTAGEVAYILDDCGARALVTSYECRRVAAEVVDRLPGLHTRLMVGGVVDGFEPYEEVVGAQSADPPAEPLEGRSMLYSSGTTGRPKGVKKELGRVPLGTKGFDSVLGLGTMLYGYDPDMVFLSPAPLYHAAPLWFTMAVHRIGGTAVVMEHFDPVEFLALVERHRVTHTLVVPTMLVRLVKLADEDRARFDVSSLRCCVHGAAPCPVAVKEAVIDWWGPIVHEYYAGTEANGFVACNSEEWLAHRGTVGRSLGGPTLHILGPDGEELPPGQVGRVYFAGGPDFEYHNDPAKTAAAHDARGRTTLGDIGYVDEDGYLYLTDRAAYTIISGGVNVYPQEAEDVLVTHPRVLDAAVFGIPDDDLGEQVKAVVQPADPGDAGPELEAELIAWCRRHLAAYKCPRSVDFEAELPRHPTGKLYKRLLRDRYWAAAGREAPSAAVG